Genomic window (Arachis hypogaea cultivar Tifrunner chromosome 13, arahy.Tifrunner.gnm2.J5K5, whole genome shotgun sequence):
tattgatattaaaatataaattaaaatttttaattatttttaatgtcttattttaattatatcaaatatttaaaatattttttgttttaataaataataatatatattatatctaaatttattttaagaatatatgttaagaataagactggacacgctgacacgtgatgatatttaggtgtgtccgGCGTatccggagaagaattttttattttttattaagacacggttggacacgaTAGACACGCGTATtggacgagtgtcggtgagtgtcgtgtccgaaatgtgtccgacacgcggaCACGACAGCTCAGGTGTATACTTTTTTTTAGGTTAgtttatcttaaatttatttttttaagaagaacaaaaattgaaatttatctaatttttttaaccaTACAAATTTCaatatcatattataaattttttttaaactaataaaaaaatatataaacaattatatCTCATCTtgcattattttatatatgtaccTAATAAATTGTCCTAAATAAAAGCTTTTAAGgtgatattattttgtttttttccattCTAGTAGTTCATCTCTATCAaatgaaagaatgaaagaaaggtAGCCCCTACACAACAACACATGTGCGTCTGAGAGTAATATGTTATTTGCTTATATCTATGCCCTAGATTATTATTAAATCCTATAATTAATGTAATGTATATAGTACTAGTTGAaataaaattatgagaaaattaaaaaaaatttatcaaagaaTAGTACTCAAAAGTTGGTTCCacactcaaatttaaattttaaatactttgtgCAATCAAGATCTATATCATTTTTTAGCCCTAAATTAAAGGAGAtttaaattaatagatcaaataaGAAACTATTATATAAAGTGGATAAAATTTTGATTCAAGATATATGTGGAATTTATTATTCATAGCTAAATTTCAATTGAAGTGAACATAAAAACAACGAGTTGCAAACAAACAATGATAATAATATTGAAAACAAGAAACATGATATCCTTTTgtgggagaaaaagaaagaaaatgagtgcAAGACACAGAAGAATGAGAGAATTTGGAAAACGCACAGAATAAAAAGAGGGTAAAGAGGAAGACAAGGTGTGGATGTAAGTAACGGAACAAGGGACCACAAATGTTGGAGGAGCACCACAccacaaaaatagaataaaaaatggaaaaaattaaaaaattaaaatagtaatatatatacaaataatatctaaaatattaatatatattaggaaaatttttcaggacagtaatttttaatatttttatttattatttaattagtataaatactaaattattttaacaaataagttttattatttttgtgtataaattttgaaaaatataagtgtaaattgtattgatttatatgtatacaaaattttgataaatataaatttaaattatatattttttgtatataaaatatctgaaaatataaatgtaaattattacttattataaatgataatatttgttaaattaaatcttaattattatttttagaaagatatttttatataagtgtaTATCTATATTTAAAGGTTAAATTGTGACATTAAAGCTTAAGCATTTGTGCcactatttctcttcttcttagCTTACCTTCACACTCTCCCACTTTCTATTCCCCACTCATTCCAACACGCTCTTCTATCTCTCAGAATCTTCCCAAAAATTGCAGCTACTCTATTAATTCCATCATCCCTATCTTTCTCTACCTTCAATCTCTGATCTTCTCATCCAATTCAAGGTATCACCACTTGTGCAtcacatgattttttttaaaattacatattattattctttttaattgttctaTCCTTTTTTTGAACTCTCTACTACTTCTTCTTCCTAGGTTATATATTTtgttgtattttctttttttttttccgtatatatatatatatatatatatatattgttaattaGTGTTTAAATTTGAACGTGGTTTATTTTGTGAGGTGTATATGCACATTTATCAAGGTGTCTccaagtatatatatattctttgttgttgttcttccttgttctttcttctttctttctttcctactGTTTATGTTTTCACTTCTTTTTGGGGTTTCAAAGCAGAGAATAATAAGATTTCTGTGGACTTGTGAGTCTACTGAAAACCAACCTCATCACACGTATACATAGATAGATCcaattggagagagagagagagagagagagatcatcACAAAGCTAGGGTTTCAGTGAGTGTATTATATGTGGTGTTAGCTTAtacgtgagttattattattacttaataTTATATATGATAGCTTATTCTTCAACTTCTTCTATGTTCTTATTTTCTGTGTTGATAAGTTCTTCTCTTTTGTGacagtttattattattattattattattattattattattattattattattattattattaccgaCAGAAATATTTGAGATAATGCACTGTTTTTGTTTTGGTGGTTGGAATAGTTTCATGCTGGGGGCTGTGTATATGTATGTCAAGGGAGAAAAATTTAGGAATATTTTCAAGTGTACCGTTATACTGGTGTATCAGTAAATTTTTtatcgttgatcttaattatatatattatatatattttttataattaagatcaacggttaaaaataaCTGAAACACTGATATGACGgtacacttaaaaatttttcaaaaatttaataatattattgatgatgCTTATTAGTACGGAAGAAGGGCTAGCTTGTTAATTATAGGGGTATatacatttttctttctttttgtttgtttgtttagtttttggctaAGTTATTAAAAGTAGAAAGATTAATGAGGATGAAAATTGAAAACTAGCAACAAgaagaaataattagttaaacaAAAATTTGATTAAACCACATATAGCTcttttatgattcatgtttaAACACTTCTTTAGTAGTAAAGTGTGTTAGTCTTGTACTGTATatgttaattaaatatattttaatttttttacttggtattatattttatacaaattattcaacttttaaaaatatattgataatcaaattattaactacatttttaaaaatattgcactttttattttttttccttcaatGCATTAGCAATTtgccttttttatttaattatttaataataatgttttttattaatatataggatCTCTTAATAATTACCTTCTTTATTATTAGATGTTGAACCTAATTAATTGGCCTCACACATCTGTCTTTTTGTAACAGCTAATGTGGTTTTTAATTACAAATAGTAACATTTTTCATGGCCTAGTTAATGTTGTTGTCTCCCCCAAGTTGCATGTCTTCTCATGACACAGATGAAGGGAAAAGACTCAAATAGTAGAAATGTTTGTACCGAAAACCTTGTTGGTCACATTTGTGTCCTTTCAATAACATCTAATCCTAGCTTCTTGagtagtaattaatttttgttgtttGGTTTCTCATGGTAGTTAATTTTGCTGTCTCCCAACCTGGCCCCTCTCTTATCTCACGCATTATTGTAACCGCTAGTTGGGAGTGTGTGGACCTTCATCACCTTTGATTAATTAATCATTCCCTTGGTTTTATCATCTCTAATGTGCACTGAGAAAAGATTAAGGcacaatttttgtttttaaaatattttttaattatatttgtaaaaaatattgttatttttaaaatttcaatttagtatttttttaatcaattagaatatatacaatacaaaaatattatatagatattaataattagttttttatttaataataaaaattagccACATACCAAATTTATAAATAATCaactattataataattaaatctgTCCTAATAGAATATTTAAACCTACAATAGACGAAAAAGCAAATATATATGTTTATAGTAAGGTAAAAACTCAAGTGAAGTCGAcctcacgtaaagttgatacctgagagccgttagatgaaaatttagttaaatcaattaaatcatttaacggctctcaggtatcaacttcacgtgaagtcgacctgagtttccaccttatATTAATAACACTTTTCTAATGAGATGATGTCAAGTATATACTAATTCTGTGTGTACATAACTACATatcattaataaaatatttattattttaactaattttacattattaatataaatgatgAGTTCTTAATTATATTATTGAGATTGCAGGAGGATTGATTAGTTGGATCGGAATGAGTAGTTTAAGGCCTGAATTGCATGTTGCACAGCAAATTCGGCGTGACAAGCTCAGATTCCAGAATCTACAACAAGATTTCCCAACAAACCTTGAAGAACAAATTTCACTTCACCAACAAGATTCCAGAATCTACAACATGCTTGATGATGTtgaacaaccaccaccacaacaaCAATCTCTCTATTCATCACATTATTATGCTTCTTCATCCCCACAACAATGTATGATTAATAACAACTGTTACTATTACTCGGGTAATTTTGCAACACTAAGTCCTAGTGTGGCTAATAACCATAACCATATAGTGACGGTTGCACATTATTCTTCTTCACagaatagtagtagtagtaataataatgcAGCTTTACAAGATATTCTGAATCTTAAGCCAGCTTCTAATAACTCAGAAATGGCTTCATCACTCATGCATCATCCTTATGTTATTGACAATTATACCCCTACTGCTGCTGCTGGTGGTGGTtggaataatcataataataatcataatcagGGGTTGTCCTTATCActctcatcatcatcaccattatCACATCATCATAGTCAAAATGTTCATGTGAAAtcttctactactactactaatccAATGATGATGAAGCCATCAAGTTACTATTACAGAAACAGTGTTGGTCCACTAGGTCCATTCACGGGATATGCAACAATCTTGAAGAGTTCAAGGTTCTTGAAGCCATGTCAAAAGTTGTTAGATGAATATTGCCGCCGCCATTCTGCTCCATCAACATCAGAATGGCCTTCTACTACTACTtgtgctgatgatgatgatgatgatcgaaGTGATCATGGGTTACTTGTTTCTGAAAAGGGAGGAcgtagtagtaataataataataataataatgttgcaGCAGCaggttcttcttcatcttcttccatgtTCCAtgccccttcttcttctccttctcggCCAGAGTGCCAAAAGAATAAGGCCAAACTACTGTTCATGCAAGAAGAGGTTGGTTTTTTCTCTGCCCtcatttttttatgtaataacctgctttaatttaaattattaagaaaTAAACATAGTTTTATACATAACTTTTGTCACTAAACTACTCACTCTGGAATGGTAAAAACTTagatgaagtcgacttcacgtgaagttaatactTGGGAATCGTTAGATGAAGATTTAGTCAATGAagatttagtcaaatcagtcaaatcatttaacggttctcaggtatcaacttcacgtgaagtcgactgcacctgagtttccaccttctAGAATTTTAAGTTGATAGGAAAAAGTTGTtaggtttgtttgatttttgtatataattttttttttagtttttggagTTCAGCAAATATCTAACTCTTGATTTTTCAGACAGAAATATGATATCATATTATGAAATCACTCGTtttaaaagtttaagttaataaaaaaaataacattaatgattatatctctaaccattttatttataattaattcttgtgttTAAAATTTTCAAGAAGTATTGTATTATTGGAGATGACCAAAGTTTTATGTGTAATATGTATTTGGTATGGTTAGTGTTTGTCAGGAATTAACTGTTGTGACATAAAGGCTGTGTTTTAAGGCAGCATGCATGGCTTCTGTTTTAATTTATTTGGTGTCAGTTAGTTTACCGTGGATGCTATAAAGTTAGGTCACAAAGATACAAACTATTAGTTAGGTTTATTTATGTGACACCCAGATAATGTGGGGGGAAAAACCCAAAGTGCATCATTATTGCTTAGTAGTAGAGATATATAGTGTACAGTTACTCTTCCAATGTGTCAGTAACTCACTTCAAATGTGCCTTCTAAATCCATGTGTTCTTGACAATCTCACTGTTGGTTTGAAACTTTGAATGGAGTGGCTAATTAAAGTTGCCTATGGCAGAAGAATTAAGATCTCATCTACTTTATTGCCATACTAGCACACCTACTATTTGATTTTTCATTGTTGGtaatgttatttttgtgttgGTGAATTCTATCTACGGTGCCTATAATTTAATGtctaaattttgtttaatttatttttttgtggtaaattttaaatatttaaaaattatttgtttttatatctttaatattaaatattaatttttaatcttttataatAAGTTAGACAATACTTTTAGACACTATAGCAATCGCCAtttgttttataatttatatcCTTAATTATTAATCTTTTTAACTTGTTAAATCAAGCTAagtctttttattttcattttgggaGTAGGTAAAATGAGTTGCTAATAATTTAGTTTAActgaaaatatcttaaattattcATTTgtcatattcatattcatatttATACAAATTAGCTGGGGTTCACTTAGCTTTCACTTTTCACAATTATTTATAAATTCAACTTGGAGTTCAAAGTCTAAGCAAGGACACTGCACATTGTCACTTTCATAAAGTCCAATAATAATATGTTTGTTCAAAGCTCTATCAAAAATAGTTACAAGGTGAGGATCATATCCTGCCGTATATATTTGGTGAGTAATTATTTTTCGGTTTTGTCATCTTGTAATAATTTTACCATAATAATTGCAATTGTTCTAGTTATGGAGTTTCCTAtatgttctattttattttatgaacatATGTTTTCTGTGTTCATTGCTCTACAAGATTTGTTAtttcaaaataattctcaatttttgaaaaaatcatgTATGTTAGAcatctcattttttttatcatgtatttttttgtccaaattaataaatttttttttagaatgaaGCGTGATAAATTCTagtttttaattttgatgtactgaaTTTTTACTATTAAATCAGATTTATACATTTAGATGACTTTTAaataatatgtttaatttttttttttttttactaatgtgTCAATACATAATTGTTTATCTGTGTAATTGCTCATAAaactatataatatttttgttgatgTATATATATGATAACATTATGCTAGTTATAATTTAGGgaaattaaacttttaatttgataatagGTTACAAGGAGATACAAGCAATACCATCAACAAATGCAAATGGTGGTTTCATCCTTTGAGACAGTGGCAGGCCTCAATTCTGCAACCCCATACGTTTCCTTGGCGCTCAAGTTAGTATCAAAGAACTTCAAGTCCCTAAAGAACTCCATCTCCAGTCAGCTCAAGCTTATATGTGAAGCCTTGGGAGAGGATTATCCGACAATGCCGCCGGCCCCGGCGAGTACTAGTAACCGATTCGAGTCGAACATGGCGAGGTTACAGAGGAACAAACCCGGTGGTGGTGGGGGTAATATGGACTTTGAACCTCAACAACATGTTTGGAGGCCGCAGCGCGGCTTACCGGAGCGCGCCGTGGCCATCCTTAAAGCATGGTTGTTTGAGCATTTTCTTCATCCGTATGTTCCTAAGCTAATATTTGTTATCCacttgaataattatattttttcctCCCCAAAACTTTGAgttttgttaactttttttttttttggtgttgaAAATTCTTTTCAGGTACCCCACGGACACAGATAAACATATGCTAGCTACTCAAACTGGTCTATCAAGAAATCAGGTTTGGGAGAAGGAGGGGGTCCTTTTTGAATGCATAATTTTGTCTATCATCTTCTTTATTTCTACCTGCTTGATTTGATCTGTGTTTTGACATACTTTCTTGGTTGCTTCTAACTTTTAAGTGGGTCCTTAAgacatttttcttttatcaattcaaAAAGAATAGAGTACTATAAATTTTTGAGAAATGTTAGAatctattagaatttattattagttttggccatgatttagttattaattcaatttttttagtctaattcctttaatataataatttaacaacATTATTTATcccatacttttaaatattgatagtTAACTGatggtcaaaaataataaattctgatagtcCTCTAACGGTCATCTAAATTCTCACAACATGAGCTGTTATTTGTTTAAGAATTGATACGATTTAGCCTTGTAATAGctgaaaattattatataatttgatatatttttttcacATGAAAATATATTCATATCTAAGTACTTTTGTTGTATGTTCTGCATGGATGAATTGGATATTTACTACTTTGTTTCATTCTACATGTAACATTATTTCCGTTCATATATATAGTGGTAGAATAACAATTTAAATAATGAATATAATATAATGTAGGTATCAAATTGGTTCATAAATGCTAGAGTCCGGGTATGGAAGCCAATGGTTGAGGAAATTCACATGCTCGAAACAAAAGGCGCCAATCAGATTTCTAGTAATAGAATAATGGGGGAGGGAACTTCAGCCTCCGATGAAAGTAGCAACCATGCCAAAGTATTAGTTGACCAACCTCTTCGGTGTTTGGAAAtgggatcatcatcatcatccttggCCAATGCCACGGAGGAAAATGATGACATACATCATCATGAAGAGGTGCAATGGAGTCAAGAGAAGAGGTCTAAATTGGAATGCATGGATGGGACATTCATGGGTTTGATGCCGTTCCGCAGCGCCGGCGTCGGCGCCGAGGTTGGGGGACTTGGACCTGTGTCATTAACTTTGGAATTAAGGCATGGAGTTGAAGgatcacaacaacaacaacaagagatTCAACATCATGAGGAGCAGCTTAGACACCACTTTGGAGGGCACATGATTCATGATTTCGTAGGGTAATTAGGAACATCACGTGCCAAGCGCGTGACGATGGGTAAACCTCTATATTCTCATCATATTGGACAAAGATTTAATTTGCTTAATTGATAAAGAAATTAAAGGGATGGAAGGGGTAATGTAGATACTAGTTTATTGggtgttatattattattagaggtataattattcatgcaatttttatattttttttattaatttaaattttttaaataagtcATTTCGTGATTTTCAATTATAAACTTCTAAGTTTGTCCACATTTTAAGAATTGAAAATTGGCTAGTTGATAATTGAGTTAGTTGagtggtttatttatttatttatttaaacaattgttaaaattttaaactttacttTGTTTAATCAGCAATGTAACTTATTGGCCATTGGCCATCACcatatttttaaatagaattcaaATTCTATGATTGTTATGGTATTTAAAAgtatttgtttaatttattaaaaaggattaaaaattattatttaattttaaaaatataaaaaaataattattaaatatttaaaatttataataaaaataagttagATAGAAGTTAGACATCAAATTATATGCataaaatttatctttaaattcGTGGCAAATTAATCTTGATCTATCAGATTAGAAAATTCCgtgccaaagaaaaaaaaagactttACTAAGTAGATAATGGTTTTtgtgaacaatgtgaataatatGTTCTAAAATtggtctaataaaataaaaacacattacACCTTTAAATTACctacctaaattttaatattagaataattatccCCGTACCCAGTAAATTAAACATCCGATATAttcattatttacattatttagtacttttattatctacctatattttttaaaaaaaaaaaagacatttgaTTAAAGGCAAATAAGCAATTCGAATGTGGTAAGGTTAACTACTTAGGATGAAAGTCAGCTAGTAATGCTTAATTTTTGGATGTAGTCGTGTTCTTCTGTAAACAGTTTTTTTATGTATGTTAACGTGATccctaaataaaaaagaaaacatagaaaaggagaagaaatttACCATGTTAACTAGGACGAAATTATGATGAAACATTTTCTTTCCTCGCTCCCATATCTTCAAAAAGTTAAATCAAATGCGGATTCTAGGTGGACCACCAATTGCTGCTGGGTTTTGATGTCACAAGTTACAAACTACAACTTCTTTccgtcttataaaaatttttatacataatatCACTTCTAATTTATTATACGATACAAAACTATTATATTACCCATATATTCACtggatttttttcttttgatatcttGAAATTTTCAATCgagtaaattaatatttttattaattaaaagttATAATATGAGCAAATTAAATCTTTATTTGTGTTCATATTCTAACCTAAATAATTTAATCATGACATTTAAAATAAAGGTCTCCCAATCATTTTGGGCCTCGATCAAGTGACAAGCCCAAATCATGACAAGAGCACATTTTAGTATACAGATTAGACACCGCTGAAGTCTAGTTCAAATGGTTAAACCATATACCTTTTAATATGCTGCACTCAAGTTCAAATCTTAGTGAGTGCACCAAGTATTGAATATGAATCCTTAAATGTTACGTGGACAAGTGTATAATGTGAGTGTATTGTGGTACTTAGAATTGAAGTTGTCTAATTCACTTTACCCAAAAAAAAGAGTATACAGATTAAGCTATTTTAATGTGATGTAATTTTTCATATAGTAAGAGAAATAATTCTCTATTATATTACataaaatcatttttataatgACTAAGTTATTATCTTTCTTTATAAAATATCTTaatattttaggtattttttaatctattttacatttatcttatttaaattcTTACCAATTTAAACATTagacattttaaaattaatgtgaaatctgcaCTTTAgtcattttcatcttttttacGGTCTCtaaccttttttaaaaaatttatttttgctcAATCTGTTTCAGATACATTTCGTAATAATTTATAAAAGCTTTATAATACTAACAAATTTATctataattaaaactaattattaaatattttattacacaaaaattatttttacacaaaataaaatttagggcaAAAAACCATAATGAGCCAAAGCAAGAATCGTGTAACCAAAATGCGCCAAATCCAATTTCGTTTCAGCAATGAGCCAAAGTgtattttaatataattcgaaccaagctggttcgaatttctctccttcataattcgaaccaTCCTGGTTCGATTTAGTGTTGTAGGTATTTGAATAATTCGAACCAATAAGGTTCGAACTCCTCccatacataattcgaaccaccctggttcgaactTCTCtcatacataattcgaaccaggttgg
Coding sequences:
- the LOC112736475 gene encoding BEL1-like homeodomain protein 8 → MSSLRPELHVAQQIRRDKLRFQNLQQDFPTNLEEQISLHQQDSRIYNMLDDVEQPPPQQQSLYSSHYYASSSPQQCMINNNCYYYSGNFATLSPSVANNHNHIVTVAHYSSSQNSSSSNNNAALQDILNLKPASNNSEMASSLMHHPYVIDNYTPTAAAGGGWNNHNNNHNQGLSLSLSSSSPLSHHHSQNVHVKSSTTTTNPMMMKPSSYYYRNSVGPLGPFTGYATILKSSRFLKPCQKLLDEYCRRHSAPSTSEWPSTTTCADDDDDDRSDHGLLVSEKGGRSSNNNNNNNVAAAGSSSSSSMFHAPSSSPSRPECQKNKAKLLFMQEEVTRRYKQYHQQMQMVVSSFETVAGLNSATPYVSLALKLVSKNFKSLKNSISSQLKLICEALGEDYPTMPPAPASTSNRFESNMARLQRNKPGGGGGNMDFEPQQHVWRPQRGLPERAVAILKAWLFEHFLHPYPTDTDKHMLATQTGLSRNQVSNWFINARVRVWKPMVEEIHMLETKGANQISSNRIMGEGTSASDESSNHAKVLVDQPLRCLEMGSSSSSLANATEENDDIHHHEEVQWSQEKRSKLECMDGTFMGLMPFRSAGVGAEVGGLGPVSLTLELRHGVEGSQQQQQEIQHHEEQLRHHFGGHMIHDFVG